A section of the Venturia canescens isolate UGA chromosome 11, ASM1945775v1, whole genome shotgun sequence genome encodes:
- the Rbcn-3B gene encoding WD repeat-containing protein 7 isoform X7: MTAGPSLVVPIVLWGRIAPTHCISCVYLSRDQKTLVTGCYDGQICLWQVDSETLEMTPRCLLVGHTAPVLCLSRASVATEQNYIVSSSESGEMCTWDLVDGKCREAVKLNNIHTQMLPYVSAGGEDVRLFCSGYYPEVLVMDPFSLEVLFTLSSRVNPDWISALHVLRPAKRKGRFYVHTNDVVLALTTTGTVKVWTLLGHENRNSEPLYEHESKQIRCLNALALTCCPYNQRTVLIVCSKYWQIFDAGDFSVLCSVTSPPSERWMAGDFLAADRVILWSDEGHGYLYKLPANVADNTSFHTPSAECDQPYLYCTLTQPGDKPLSCPPAMRLVTVQRQNKTVKYLLRGDSEGVIILWTVPDITSQQLSQISQKDKSLAPPALAPSIKTSLTAAWESMKPSPVGILDQLDSGDAHGSKLTACIYLPQQSRLVVGREDGSIIIVPATQTVMLQLLHGNHQHYDDWPPHQVLLGHSGRVNCLLYPHGAAPRYDRTHLVSGSVDFAVCLWDLYAGTLIHRFCVHAGEITQLMVPPDNCSPRIQKCVCSVASDHSVTLLSLAERKCVVLASRHLFPVVTIKWRPLDDFMIVGCSDGAVYVWQMETGHLDRVLHGIIAEEVLYACDENSIGSSSGMGGGGTAGGELGLANPAVHFFRGLRHRNLSAIRHATQRGLHQLQQLHGGHGNEHGNQIKARGTPLMIQGFRSNPKDPESHILFFDIEALIVQLLSDEYGSMSPGSLEAQGLISASEYQKVAALTQSASPDAHKKIADFFGRVKDKAGDVERILKEKDRHGILAKMKEGAENVHTKLQAKAESVGLKPSNLDGKGEGWSSNDSMRNSLKRNGAFNEPNATMEIAQLLLSLLHAWGMDPDLDRVCEAKLGLLRPMVPVSFGVLSKGGYMSLLLPTWQTRLEPAEEPATQLEQRLPVELVRQDKLTKAFTARAHWELSTTLTSNHLLAVVALANTLMSMNNATFVPEQERNRKMHRPGNRGAVAAGVVGVNWNKAEEESEEIFTVQQAQIKQGWSLLATLHCVLLPDKVAAQGGSKTFKRPQVEMMARRWQHQCLEVREAAQALLLAELGRMGPKGRKSLVDNWSQYLPMYSTQEPIAPQAQNHSPPSASPVPAGVGGEAPAPGNPEDEDEEEELAEEMSMTRKPSSVAELKRKQNTAVVLLGVIGAEFGQDVATGTGGNSSSGNRSRESEQQLQQQQQQRRKSSVAEGFAIGNNNLARHTSMALTHLLHAPHSPKLPMHTSLRRAAIDLIGRGFTVWEPYLDVSKVLLGLLEMCCDADKLVPSMTYGLPLTPQADSCRTARHALTLIATARPAAFITTMAREVARFNTLQQNAQTLNVNLGTSVLARAKPEILRIVEQLIDKMQSEMSDLLVEVMDIILHCLDPGHLKTKPLNEVFPAVCRFNQVSHCPATRRIAVGGRGGQLALYELRGNVKCQTVAAHQAPVTALAFSPEGKFLVSYSCSENKLCFWQQTSSGMFGLGNSQTRCVKSYSTAPINDVARLNPMRLARLIWINNRTVTLMLADGSETRFNV; encoded by the exons ATGACAGCTGGGCCGAGTCTGGTAGTGCCGATAGTGCTTTGGGGCAGGATAGCACCCACTCACTGCATTTCGTGCGTTTATTTATCGCGAGATCAGAAGACTTTGGTGACAGGTTGTTACGACGGTCAAATATGTTTGTGGCAAGTGGATTCGGAGACGCTGGAG ATGACCCCCCGCTGTCTTTTGGTTGGACACACAGCGCCGGTTTTGTGTCTGAGCAGAGCGAGTGTTGCGACAGAGCAAAATTACATAGTCAGCAGCAGCGAAAGCGGAGAAATGTGCACTTGGGATCTCGTAGATGGAAAATGCAGAGAAGCCGTCAAGCTCAACAATATTCATACACAGATGCTGCCCTATGTGTCAGCCGGCGGTGAAGATGTCAGATTATTCTGTTCCGG ATATTATCCAGAAGTTCTCGTCATGGATCCTTTCAGTTTAGAGGTGCTGTTTACGCTGAGCTCACGTGTCAATCCGGACTGGATAAGCGCGCTGCACGTTCTGAGACCGGCCAAACGGAAAGGTCGGTTCTACGTGCACACAA atGACGTTGTTCTCGCCTTAACGACCACCGGCACCGTCAAAGTCTGGACGCTCCTCGGCCACGAGAATCGAAACAGCGAACCCCTCTACGAGCACGAGAGCAAACAAATCAGGTGTCTCAACGCCCTCGCCCTGACCTGCTGCCCCTACAACCAGCGAACGGTTCTCATTGTTTGCTCCAAATATTGGCAG ATTTTCGACGCTGGGGACTTTTCGGTGTTGTGTTCAGTGACATCGCCTCCAAGCGAGCGATGGATGGCCGGCGATTTTTTGGCAGCAGACCGTGTGATACTTTGGAGCGACGAGGGGCATGGATATCTTTACAAATTGCCAGCCAA CGTGGCCGACAACACGAGTTTTCACACGCCCTCGGCCGAATGCGACCAACCCTACTTGTACTGCACGCTGACCCAGCCCGGAGACAAG CCATTGTCATGTCCTCCGGCGATGAGGCTCGTGACGGTTCAGCGTCAAAACAAAACCGTGAAATACTTGCTGCGGGGGGACAGCGAAGGCGTGATAATATTATGGACGGTGCCCGACATAACGAGCCAGCAACTGTCGCAAATAAGTCAAAAGGACAAAAGTTTGGCGCCGCCGGCGTTGGCTCCGAGCATCAAAACGAGTCTGACAGCGGCATGGGAGTCGATGAAGCCTTCACCTGTTGGCATCCTCGATCAACTCGACTCCGGTGATGCTCATGGATCCAAGTTGACCGCGTGCATTTATTTGCCTCAGCAGAGTCGTCTCGTTGTCGGCAGAGAGGATGGCAGTATTATTATCGTCCCGGCCACTCAAACGGTCATGCTGCAACTTTTGCACGGGAATCATCAACACTACGACG attGGCCTCCGCATCAAGTTCTCCTGGGACATTCGGGTCGTGTCAATTGCCTTTTGTATCCTCACGGAGCCGCTCCTCGGTACGATCGCACTCACCTCGTCTCCGGATCCGTGGATTTCGCCGTTTGCCTCTGGGATCTTTACGCCGGCACTCTGATTCACCGGTTTTGTGTTCATGCCGGCGAAATCACTCAGCTCATGGTCCCGCCTGATAACTGCAGC ccTCGGATACAAAAATGCGTTTGCAGCGTCGCCTCTGATCACAGCGTCACGCTCCTGTCCCTCGCAGAACGAAAATGCGTCGTCTTGGCGTCCCGCCACTTGTTCCCGGTGGTTACCATCAAGTGGAGACCCCTCGACGATTTCATGATCGTCGGCTGCTCGGACGGTGCTGTCTACGTTTGGCAAATGGAAACTGGCCACTTGGATCGGGTTTTGCACG GCATCATCGCTGAGGAAGTGCTTTACGCCTGTGATGAAAACAGCATCGGGTCCAGCAGCGGAATGGGCGGCGGGGGCACAGCTGGCGGTGAACTCGGACTCGCCAATCCTGCGGTTCACTTTTTCAG GGGTCTGAGACACAGGAATTTGTCAGCAATACGTCACGCGACCCAACGAGGACTCCATCAGTTGCAGCAGCTGCACGGAGGGCACGGTAACGAGCACGGGAACCAGATAAAGGCGCGAGGGACGCCGCTGATGATTCAGGGCTTCAGGAGCAACCCGAAGGACCCGGAAAGCcacattttgtttttcgacaTCGAAGCATTGATAG TACAATTATTGAGCGACGAGTACGGCTCGATGTCACCCGGATCCCTGGAGGCTCAGGGCCTCATTTCCGCATCCGAGTATCAAAAAGTCGCGGCTCTGACGCAATCGGCCAGTCCCGACGCTCATAAAAAAATCGCAG ACTTTTTCGGTCGCGTCAAGGATAAAGCTGGCGACGTTGAGAGAATTCTCAAGGAGAAAGATCGTCACG GTATTTTGGCAAAAATGAAGGAGGGTGCGGAAAATGTGCACACAAAGTTGCAGGCGAAGGCGGAGAGCGTTGGCCTCAAGCCGTCGAATCTTGACGGCAAAG GTGAAGGATGGAGCAGCAACGACTCCATGAGAAACAGCCTCAAACGTAACGGAGCTTTCAACGAACCTAACGCTACCATGGAAATCGCCCAACTCCTACTCAGCCTCCTCCATGCCTGGGGCATGGATCCCGATCTCGACAGAGTCTGCGAAGCCAAACTCGGCCTGTTGAGGCCCATGGTGCCCGTTTCGTTCGGAGTTTTGTCCAAGGGTG GTTACATGTCGCTGTTGCTGCCAACGTGGCAGACGCGATTGGAGCCTGCGGAGGAGCCAGCGACGCAATTGGAGCAGCGATTGCCGGTCGAGTTGGTGAGGCAGGACAAACTGACGAAAGCGTTCACGGCCCGAGCGCACTGGGAATTGTCGACGACGCTGACGAGCAATCACCTGCTGGCGGTGGTCGCACTCGCGAATACTTTGATGTCGATGAACAACGCGACGTTTGTCCCGGAGCAGGAAAGAAATCGGAAAATGCACAGACCGGGAAATCGCGGGGCTGTTGCGGCCGGCGTTGTCGGTGTCAATTGGAACAAAGCGGAGGAAGAGAGCGAAGAAATATTCACCGTGCAACAGGCTCAGATCAAACAAGGATGGTCCCTGCTTGCCACGCTTCACTGCGTTCTTCTACCCGACAAAGTCGCCGCTCAGGGCGGATCGAAAACTTTCAAACGCCCTCAAGTCGAAATGATGGCGCGCCGGTGGCAACACCAGTGCCTCGAG GTTCGAGAGGCCGCTCAAGCGTTGTTGCTCGCAGAATTGGGTCGCATGGGTCCCAAGGGTCGTAAGTCCCTCGTCGACAACTGGTCGCAGTACCTGCCGATGTACAGTACGCAAGAGCCGATAGCGCCGCAGGCTCAGAATCACAGTCCTCCATCGGCGAGCCCGGTCCCAGCGGGGGTCGGAGGGGAGGCCCCGGCGCCCGGGAACCcagaggacgaggacgaggaggagGAACTCGCGGAAGAGATGAGCATGACGCGAAAGCCTTCGAGCGTGGCCGAGCTCAAGAGGAAGCAAAATACCGCGGTGGTGCTTCTCGGCGTGATCGGTGCCGAGTTCGGCCAGGACGTTGCGACCGGAACCGGCGGGAATTCCTCCAGCGGGAACCGCAGCCGGGAAAGCGAGCAGCAGctccagcagcagcaacagcagagGAGAAAAAGTTCGGTCGCCGAGGGATTCGCCATTGGGAACAACAACCTCGCTCGACACACGAGCATGGCCCTCACTCATCTCCTGCACGCCCCGCACTCCCCCAAACTCCCGATGCACACGTCCCTCCGGAGAGCCGCGATCGACCTCATCGGCAGGGGCTTCACCGTCTGGGAACCTTATTTGGACGTCTCGAAGGTCCTTCTGGGACTGTTGGAGATGTGCTGTGACGCTGACAAACTCGTGCCCAGCATGACGTACGGTTTGCCGCTCACACCACAGGCCGACAGTTGCAGAACGGCGAGACACGCCCTCACTCTCATCGCGACCGCCAGACCTGCCGCTTTCATCACGACCATGGCACGCGAAGTCGCCAGATTCAACACCCTCCAACAAAACGCTCAAACGCTCAACGTCAATCTCGGCACCAGCGTCCTCGCCAGAGCCAAACCAGAAATTCTCAGGATCGTCGAACAGCTCATCGACAAAATGCAGAGCGAAATGAGCGATCTTCTAGTCGAG GTCATGGACATTATTCTTCACTGCCTTGATCCTGGACATTTGAAGACGAAACCTTTGAACGAAGTTTTTCCTGCGGTGTGCAGATTCAATCAG GTCAGTCATTGTCCGGCGACTCGGAGGATAGCGGTGGGTGGCCGAGGCGGTCAGTTGGCGTTGTACGAGCTTCGTGGCAACGTCAAATGTCAAACGGTTGCGGCGCATCAAGCCCCAGTAACGGCGTTGGCGTTTTCACCGGAGGGAAAGTTTCTCGTTAGTTATTCGTGCTCGGAGAATAAATTGTGTTTCTGGCAG
- the Rbcn-3B gene encoding WD repeat-containing protein 7 isoform X9, producing the protein MTAGPSLVVPIVLWGRIAPTHCISCVYLSRDQKTLVTGCYDGQICLWQVDSETLEMTPRCLLVGHTAPVLCLSRASVATEQNYIVSSSESGEMCTWDLVDGKCREAVKLNNIHTQMLPYVSAGGEDVRLFCSGYYPEVLVMDPFSLEVLFTLSSRVNPDWISALHVLRPAKRKGRFYVHTNDVVLALTTTGTVKVWTLLGHENRNSEPLYEHESKQIRCLNALALTCCPYNQRTVLIVCSKYWQIFDAGDFSVLCSVTSPPSERWMAGDFLAADRVILWSDEGHGYLYKLPANKLKGKALSSSVADNTSFHTPSAECDQPYLYCTLTQPGDKPLSCPPAMRLVTVQRQNKTVKYLLRGDSEGVIILWTVPDITSQQLSQISQKDKSLAPPALAPSIKTSLTAAWESMKPSPVGILDQLDSGDAHGSKLTACIYLPQQSRLVVGREDGSIIIVPATQTVMLQLLHGNHQHYDDWPPHQVLLGHSGRVNCLLYPHGAAPRYDRTHLVSGSVDFAVCLWDLYAGTLIHRFCVHAGEITQLMVPPDNCSPRIQKCVCSVASDHSVTLLSLAERKCVVLASRHLFPVVTIKWRPLDDFMIVGCSDGAVYVWQMETGHLDRVLHGIIAEEVLYACDENSIGSSSGMGGGGTAGGELGLANPAVHFFRGLRHRNLSAIRHATQRGLHQLQQLHGGHGNEHGNQIKARGTPLMIQGFRSNPKDPESHILFFDIEALIVQLLSDEYGSMSPGSLEAQGLISASEYQKVAALTQSASPDAHKKIAGEGWSSNDSMRNSLKRNGAFNEPNATMEIAQLLLSLLHAWGMDPDLDRVCEAKLGLLRPMVPVSFGVLSKGGYMSLLLPTWQTRLEPAEEPATQLEQRLPVELVRQDKLTKAFTARAHWELSTTLTSNHLLAVVALANTLMSMNNATFVPEQERNRKMHRPGNRGAVAAGVVGVNWNKAEEESEEIFTVQQAQIKQGWSLLATLHCVLLPDKVAAQGGSKTFKRPQVEMMARRWQHQCLEVREAAQALLLAELGRMGPKGRKSLVDNWSQYLPMYSTQEPIAPQAQNHSPPSASPVPAGVGGEAPAPGNPEDEDEEEELAEEMSMTRKPSSVAELKRKQNTAVVLLGVIGAEFGQDVATGTGGNSSSGNRSRESEQQLQQQQQQRRKSSVAEGFAIGNNNLARHTSMALTHLLHAPHSPKLPMHTSLRRAAIDLIGRGFTVWEPYLDVSKVLLGLLEMCCDADKLVPSMTYGLPLTPQADSCRTARHALTLIATARPAAFITTMAREVARFNTLQQNAQTLNVNLGTSVLARAKPEILRIVEQLIDKMQSEMSDLLVEVMDIILHCLDPGHLKTKPLNEVFPAVCRFNQVSHCPATRRIAVGGRGGQLALYELRGNVKCQTVAAHQAPVTALAFSPEGKFLVSYSCSENKLCFWQQTSSGMFGLGNSQTRCVKSYSTAPINDVARLNPMRLARLIWINNRTVTLMLADGSETRFNV; encoded by the exons ATGACAGCTGGGCCGAGTCTGGTAGTGCCGATAGTGCTTTGGGGCAGGATAGCACCCACTCACTGCATTTCGTGCGTTTATTTATCGCGAGATCAGAAGACTTTGGTGACAGGTTGTTACGACGGTCAAATATGTTTGTGGCAAGTGGATTCGGAGACGCTGGAG ATGACCCCCCGCTGTCTTTTGGTTGGACACACAGCGCCGGTTTTGTGTCTGAGCAGAGCGAGTGTTGCGACAGAGCAAAATTACATAGTCAGCAGCAGCGAAAGCGGAGAAATGTGCACTTGGGATCTCGTAGATGGAAAATGCAGAGAAGCCGTCAAGCTCAACAATATTCATACACAGATGCTGCCCTATGTGTCAGCCGGCGGTGAAGATGTCAGATTATTCTGTTCCGG ATATTATCCAGAAGTTCTCGTCATGGATCCTTTCAGTTTAGAGGTGCTGTTTACGCTGAGCTCACGTGTCAATCCGGACTGGATAAGCGCGCTGCACGTTCTGAGACCGGCCAAACGGAAAGGTCGGTTCTACGTGCACACAA atGACGTTGTTCTCGCCTTAACGACCACCGGCACCGTCAAAGTCTGGACGCTCCTCGGCCACGAGAATCGAAACAGCGAACCCCTCTACGAGCACGAGAGCAAACAAATCAGGTGTCTCAACGCCCTCGCCCTGACCTGCTGCCCCTACAACCAGCGAACGGTTCTCATTGTTTGCTCCAAATATTGGCAG ATTTTCGACGCTGGGGACTTTTCGGTGTTGTGTTCAGTGACATCGCCTCCAAGCGAGCGATGGATGGCCGGCGATTTTTTGGCAGCAGACCGTGTGATACTTTGGAGCGACGAGGGGCATGGATATCTTTACAAATTGCCAGCCAA CAAGCTGAAGGGCAAGGCTCTCAGCAG TAGCGTGGCCGACAACACGAGTTTTCACACGCCCTCGGCCGAATGCGACCAACCCTACTTGTACTGCACGCTGACCCAGCCCGGAGACAAG CCATTGTCATGTCCTCCGGCGATGAGGCTCGTGACGGTTCAGCGTCAAAACAAAACCGTGAAATACTTGCTGCGGGGGGACAGCGAAGGCGTGATAATATTATGGACGGTGCCCGACATAACGAGCCAGCAACTGTCGCAAATAAGTCAAAAGGACAAAAGTTTGGCGCCGCCGGCGTTGGCTCCGAGCATCAAAACGAGTCTGACAGCGGCATGGGAGTCGATGAAGCCTTCACCTGTTGGCATCCTCGATCAACTCGACTCCGGTGATGCTCATGGATCCAAGTTGACCGCGTGCATTTATTTGCCTCAGCAGAGTCGTCTCGTTGTCGGCAGAGAGGATGGCAGTATTATTATCGTCCCGGCCACTCAAACGGTCATGCTGCAACTTTTGCACGGGAATCATCAACACTACGACG attGGCCTCCGCATCAAGTTCTCCTGGGACATTCGGGTCGTGTCAATTGCCTTTTGTATCCTCACGGAGCCGCTCCTCGGTACGATCGCACTCACCTCGTCTCCGGATCCGTGGATTTCGCCGTTTGCCTCTGGGATCTTTACGCCGGCACTCTGATTCACCGGTTTTGTGTTCATGCCGGCGAAATCACTCAGCTCATGGTCCCGCCTGATAACTGCAGC ccTCGGATACAAAAATGCGTTTGCAGCGTCGCCTCTGATCACAGCGTCACGCTCCTGTCCCTCGCAGAACGAAAATGCGTCGTCTTGGCGTCCCGCCACTTGTTCCCGGTGGTTACCATCAAGTGGAGACCCCTCGACGATTTCATGATCGTCGGCTGCTCGGACGGTGCTGTCTACGTTTGGCAAATGGAAACTGGCCACTTGGATCGGGTTTTGCACG GCATCATCGCTGAGGAAGTGCTTTACGCCTGTGATGAAAACAGCATCGGGTCCAGCAGCGGAATGGGCGGCGGGGGCACAGCTGGCGGTGAACTCGGACTCGCCAATCCTGCGGTTCACTTTTTCAG GGGTCTGAGACACAGGAATTTGTCAGCAATACGTCACGCGACCCAACGAGGACTCCATCAGTTGCAGCAGCTGCACGGAGGGCACGGTAACGAGCACGGGAACCAGATAAAGGCGCGAGGGACGCCGCTGATGATTCAGGGCTTCAGGAGCAACCCGAAGGACCCGGAAAGCcacattttgtttttcgacaTCGAAGCATTGATAG TACAATTATTGAGCGACGAGTACGGCTCGATGTCACCCGGATCCCTGGAGGCTCAGGGCCTCATTTCCGCATCCGAGTATCAAAAAGTCGCGGCTCTGACGCAATCGGCCAGTCCCGACGCTCATAAAAAAATCGCAG GTGAAGGATGGAGCAGCAACGACTCCATGAGAAACAGCCTCAAACGTAACGGAGCTTTCAACGAACCTAACGCTACCATGGAAATCGCCCAACTCCTACTCAGCCTCCTCCATGCCTGGGGCATGGATCCCGATCTCGACAGAGTCTGCGAAGCCAAACTCGGCCTGTTGAGGCCCATGGTGCCCGTTTCGTTCGGAGTTTTGTCCAAGGGTG GTTACATGTCGCTGTTGCTGCCAACGTGGCAGACGCGATTGGAGCCTGCGGAGGAGCCAGCGACGCAATTGGAGCAGCGATTGCCGGTCGAGTTGGTGAGGCAGGACAAACTGACGAAAGCGTTCACGGCCCGAGCGCACTGGGAATTGTCGACGACGCTGACGAGCAATCACCTGCTGGCGGTGGTCGCACTCGCGAATACTTTGATGTCGATGAACAACGCGACGTTTGTCCCGGAGCAGGAAAGAAATCGGAAAATGCACAGACCGGGAAATCGCGGGGCTGTTGCGGCCGGCGTTGTCGGTGTCAATTGGAACAAAGCGGAGGAAGAGAGCGAAGAAATATTCACCGTGCAACAGGCTCAGATCAAACAAGGATGGTCCCTGCTTGCCACGCTTCACTGCGTTCTTCTACCCGACAAAGTCGCCGCTCAGGGCGGATCGAAAACTTTCAAACGCCCTCAAGTCGAAATGATGGCGCGCCGGTGGCAACACCAGTGCCTCGAG GTTCGAGAGGCCGCTCAAGCGTTGTTGCTCGCAGAATTGGGTCGCATGGGTCCCAAGGGTCGTAAGTCCCTCGTCGACAACTGGTCGCAGTACCTGCCGATGTACAGTACGCAAGAGCCGATAGCGCCGCAGGCTCAGAATCACAGTCCTCCATCGGCGAGCCCGGTCCCAGCGGGGGTCGGAGGGGAGGCCCCGGCGCCCGGGAACCcagaggacgaggacgaggaggagGAACTCGCGGAAGAGATGAGCATGACGCGAAAGCCTTCGAGCGTGGCCGAGCTCAAGAGGAAGCAAAATACCGCGGTGGTGCTTCTCGGCGTGATCGGTGCCGAGTTCGGCCAGGACGTTGCGACCGGAACCGGCGGGAATTCCTCCAGCGGGAACCGCAGCCGGGAAAGCGAGCAGCAGctccagcagcagcaacagcagagGAGAAAAAGTTCGGTCGCCGAGGGATTCGCCATTGGGAACAACAACCTCGCTCGACACACGAGCATGGCCCTCACTCATCTCCTGCACGCCCCGCACTCCCCCAAACTCCCGATGCACACGTCCCTCCGGAGAGCCGCGATCGACCTCATCGGCAGGGGCTTCACCGTCTGGGAACCTTATTTGGACGTCTCGAAGGTCCTTCTGGGACTGTTGGAGATGTGCTGTGACGCTGACAAACTCGTGCCCAGCATGACGTACGGTTTGCCGCTCACACCACAGGCCGACAGTTGCAGAACGGCGAGACACGCCCTCACTCTCATCGCGACCGCCAGACCTGCCGCTTTCATCACGACCATGGCACGCGAAGTCGCCAGATTCAACACCCTCCAACAAAACGCTCAAACGCTCAACGTCAATCTCGGCACCAGCGTCCTCGCCAGAGCCAAACCAGAAATTCTCAGGATCGTCGAACAGCTCATCGACAAAATGCAGAGCGAAATGAGCGATCTTCTAGTCGAG GTCATGGACATTATTCTTCACTGCCTTGATCCTGGACATTTGAAGACGAAACCTTTGAACGAAGTTTTTCCTGCGGTGTGCAGATTCAATCAG GTCAGTCATTGTCCGGCGACTCGGAGGATAGCGGTGGGTGGCCGAGGCGGTCAGTTGGCGTTGTACGAGCTTCGTGGCAACGTCAAATGTCAAACGGTTGCGGCGCATCAAGCCCCAGTAACGGCGTTGGCGTTTTCACCGGAGGGAAAGTTTCTCGTTAGTTATTCGTGCTCGGAGAATAAATTGTGTTTCTGGCAG